In Sesamum indicum cultivar Zhongzhi No. 13 unplaced genomic scaffold, S_indicum_v1.0 scaffold00120, whole genome shotgun sequence, a single window of DNA contains:
- the LOC105179038 gene encoding RNA-binding protein 39 isoform X1 — MDFDEYDYLEKAVEETNGPSKKETPDKEKDREKSEKGYRRRDRSDDDEFDEEEKERKSSSKKSRSEENGRDREKERDRDRDRERERDRDRDRDRDRDRERSSRHRSRERDSDRERRSSRDKEKERDRERERDKDKDRERRERDREKERERERRERDKEKEKEREKERERERRSRSRSRLDRERERELMREREREESRRFKDKKEAVEPEADPERDQRTVFAYQMPLKATERDVFEFFSQAGKVGGDYFPLLIYFIFLIHLFFILHLQVRDVKLIMDRNSRRSKGVGYIEFYDAMSVPMAIALSGHLFLGQPVMVKPSEAEKNLVQSNTSAGGAGVAGPYGATDRKLYVGNLHFNMTEFQLKQIFEAFGPVELVQLPTDPETGHCKGFGFVQFAQLEHAKAAQSLNGKLEIAGRTIKVSSVTDHVGVQDSGAKTADFDDDDGGGLALNAQSRAMLMAKLDRSGIASSVVGPLGVPALNGSVPSQQAIAMPINPTSVLPTPVLPAQVVSMAPEPIGTPSECLLLKNMFDPTTETDPEFDLDIRDDVQEECSKYGRVKHIHVDKNSAGYVYLRFESVEAASRAQQAMHKRWFARRLISAIFLQPYEYDAKFKGTA, encoded by the exons ATGGATTTCGACGAGTACGATTACCTCGAGAAGGCCGTGGAAGAAACCAACGGCCCGTCGAAGAAGGAAACTCCGGACAAGGAGAAGGATAGAGAGAAGAGCGAGAAGGGGTACAGAAGAAGAGATAGGAGCGACGACGATGAATTTGATGAAGAAGAGAAGGAGAGGAAGAGCAGCAGCAAGAAATCGCGGAGTGAAGAAAACGGGCGCGATAGGGAGAAGGAGAGGGATCGGGATAGGGatagagagagggagagggatAGGGACAGGGATAGAGATAGGGATAGGGATAGGGAGAGGAGCTCCAGGCATCGGAGTCGAGAGCGGGATTCTGATAGGGAGAGACGCAGCTCGAGGGATAAGGAGAAGGAGAGGGATAGAGAGAGGGAAAGGGATAAGGACAAGGatagagagaggagagagagggatagagagaaggagagggagagagagaggagagagagggaTAAGGAAAAGGAGAAGGAGAGGGAGAAGGAGCGAGAGAGGGAGAGGAGGAGTAGGAGCCGATCGAGGCTGGACCGTGAAAGAGAGAGGGAATTGATGAGAGAAAGGGAGCGTGAAGAGAGCAG GAGATTTAAGGATAAAAAGGAAGCCGTGGAGCCTGAAGCTGATCCAGAAAGGGACCAGAGAACTGTTTTTGCATATCAA ATGCCACTTAAGGCTACGGAGAGAGAtgtttttgaattcttttcaCAAGCTGGAAAGGTTGGTGGTGATTATTTTCCTTTGTTGATTTACttcatctttttaattcaccttttcttcattttgcaTCTTCAGGTAAGGGATGTAAAACTCATTATGGATAGGAACTCGAGGCGATCAAAAGGAGTTGG gtatattgaattttatgatGCCATGTCTGTACCAATGGCTATAGCTCTATCCGGCCACCTATTCCTCGGACAACCTGTAATGGTAAAACCTTCAGAGGCAGAAAAGAATCTTGTTCAATCAAATACTTCCGCTGGTGGTGCAGGAGTTGCTGGACCATATGGTGCAACAGATAGGAAGCTTTATGTTGGCAATTTACATTTCAACATGACAGAATTTCAGCTTAAACAG ATTTTTGAAGCGTTTGGTCCAGTTGAACTTGTCCAACTTCCTACAGATCCAGAGACGGGACATTGCAAAGGGTTTGGGTTTGTTCAA TTTGCACAACTTGAACATGCAAAGGCAGCACAAAGTTTGAATGGGAAATTGGAAATTGCTGGTCGGACCATTAAG GTTTCCTCTGTTACTGATCATGTTGGAGTACAAGATTCAGGGGCAAAAACTGCAgattttgatgatgatgatggaggCGGTTTG GCTTTAAATGCTCAGTCAAGAGCAATGCTCATGGCAAAGCTGGATCGCAGTGGTATAGCTTCAAG TGTTGTAGGGCCACTTGGAGTGCCTGCGCTGAATGGATCAGTTCCTTCACAACAAGCTATTGCTATGCCCATTAACCCAACATCAGTCCTTCCAACTCCAGTTCTTCCGGCACAGGTTGTTTCCATGGCTCCAGAACCTATTGGAACCCCCAGTGAATGTTTATTGTTAAAGAATATGTTTGATCCGACCACTGAG acGGATCCAGAGTTTGATCTAGACATTAGAGATGATGTACAAGAAGAATGTTCCAAGTATGGCCGGGTGAAGCATATCCATGTTGACAA GAACAGCGCTGGCTATGTATATTTGAGGTTCGAAAGTGTGGAAGCAGCATCACGTGCTCAACAAGCAATGCACAAAAGATGGTTTGCTCGTAGATTGATCTCCGCTATATTCTTG
- the LOC105179038 gene encoding RNA-binding protein 39 isoform X2 — MDFDEYDYLEKAVEETNGPSKKETPDKEKDREKSEKGYRRRDRSDDDEFDEEEKERKSSSKKSRSEENGRDREKERDRDRDRERERDRDRDRDRDRDRERSSRHRSRERDSDRERRSSRDKEKERDRERERDKDKDRERRERDREKERERERRERDKEKEKEREKERERERRSRSRSRLDRERERELMREREREESRRFKDKKEAVEPEADPERDQRTVFAYQMPLKATERDVFEFFSQAGKVRDVKLIMDRNSRRSKGVGYIEFYDAMSVPMAIALSGHLFLGQPVMVKPSEAEKNLVQSNTSAGGAGVAGPYGATDRKLYVGNLHFNMTEFQLKQIFEAFGPVELVQLPTDPETGHCKGFGFVQFAQLEHAKAAQSLNGKLEIAGRTIKVSSVTDHVGVQDSGAKTADFDDDDGGGLALNAQSRAMLMAKLDRSGIASSVVGPLGVPALNGSVPSQQAIAMPINPTSVLPTPVLPAQVVSMAPEPIGTPSECLLLKNMFDPTTETDPEFDLDIRDDVQEECSKYGRVKHIHVDKNSAGYVYLRFESVEAASRAQQAMHKRWFARRLISAIFLQPYEYDAKFKGTA; from the exons ATGGATTTCGACGAGTACGATTACCTCGAGAAGGCCGTGGAAGAAACCAACGGCCCGTCGAAGAAGGAAACTCCGGACAAGGAGAAGGATAGAGAGAAGAGCGAGAAGGGGTACAGAAGAAGAGATAGGAGCGACGACGATGAATTTGATGAAGAAGAGAAGGAGAGGAAGAGCAGCAGCAAGAAATCGCGGAGTGAAGAAAACGGGCGCGATAGGGAGAAGGAGAGGGATCGGGATAGGGatagagagagggagagggatAGGGACAGGGATAGAGATAGGGATAGGGATAGGGAGAGGAGCTCCAGGCATCGGAGTCGAGAGCGGGATTCTGATAGGGAGAGACGCAGCTCGAGGGATAAGGAGAAGGAGAGGGATAGAGAGAGGGAAAGGGATAAGGACAAGGatagagagaggagagagagggatagagagaaggagagggagagagagaggagagagagggaTAAGGAAAAGGAGAAGGAGAGGGAGAAGGAGCGAGAGAGGGAGAGGAGGAGTAGGAGCCGATCGAGGCTGGACCGTGAAAGAGAGAGGGAATTGATGAGAGAAAGGGAGCGTGAAGAGAGCAG GAGATTTAAGGATAAAAAGGAAGCCGTGGAGCCTGAAGCTGATCCAGAAAGGGACCAGAGAACTGTTTTTGCATATCAA ATGCCACTTAAGGCTACGGAGAGAGAtgtttttgaattcttttcaCAAGCTGGAAAG GTAAGGGATGTAAAACTCATTATGGATAGGAACTCGAGGCGATCAAAAGGAGTTGG gtatattgaattttatgatGCCATGTCTGTACCAATGGCTATAGCTCTATCCGGCCACCTATTCCTCGGACAACCTGTAATGGTAAAACCTTCAGAGGCAGAAAAGAATCTTGTTCAATCAAATACTTCCGCTGGTGGTGCAGGAGTTGCTGGACCATATGGTGCAACAGATAGGAAGCTTTATGTTGGCAATTTACATTTCAACATGACAGAATTTCAGCTTAAACAG ATTTTTGAAGCGTTTGGTCCAGTTGAACTTGTCCAACTTCCTACAGATCCAGAGACGGGACATTGCAAAGGGTTTGGGTTTGTTCAA TTTGCACAACTTGAACATGCAAAGGCAGCACAAAGTTTGAATGGGAAATTGGAAATTGCTGGTCGGACCATTAAG GTTTCCTCTGTTACTGATCATGTTGGAGTACAAGATTCAGGGGCAAAAACTGCAgattttgatgatgatgatggaggCGGTTTG GCTTTAAATGCTCAGTCAAGAGCAATGCTCATGGCAAAGCTGGATCGCAGTGGTATAGCTTCAAG TGTTGTAGGGCCACTTGGAGTGCCTGCGCTGAATGGATCAGTTCCTTCACAACAAGCTATTGCTATGCCCATTAACCCAACATCAGTCCTTCCAACTCCAGTTCTTCCGGCACAGGTTGTTTCCATGGCTCCAGAACCTATTGGAACCCCCAGTGAATGTTTATTGTTAAAGAATATGTTTGATCCGACCACTGAG acGGATCCAGAGTTTGATCTAGACATTAGAGATGATGTACAAGAAGAATGTTCCAAGTATGGCCGGGTGAAGCATATCCATGTTGACAA GAACAGCGCTGGCTATGTATATTTGAGGTTCGAAAGTGTGGAAGCAGCATCACGTGCTCAACAAGCAATGCACAAAAGATGGTTTGCTCGTAGATTGATCTCCGCTATATTCTTG